The Trichocoleus sp. FACHB-46 genome has a segment encoding these proteins:
- a CDS encoding cytochrome c biogenesis protein: MTTDNTFLSQILDLRTGPQRFFQKELLPLLADLRLAIMLLLAIAVASISGTVIEQGQSSAFYQANYPEDPALFGFLSWKVLLTVGLDHVYRTWWFLAILILFGGSLTACTFTRQFPALKAARQWKFYEQPRQFQKLALSAELETGSLEALVPLLEKQRYKVFQEGEKLYARKGLVGRIGPIVVHASMLLILAGAIWGAMTGFMAQEMIPSGATFKIQNIVDAGPWVGAQVPKDWSVRVNRFWIDYTPEGAIDQFYSDLSVLDSQGQEIKRKTIHVNEPLRHKGVTLYQADWAIAAAQVRLNKSPVFRLPMGQLETGGAGRIWGTWVPTKPDLSAGVSLVAKDLQGMLLIYDIQGKLVATVRSGMAVDVNGVTLSVVDLIGSTGLQIKADPGIPAVYAGFGLLMLSVMMSYVSHSQVWALQKEGRFYIGGRTNRAQVAFERELLEILDRLSQPTSSPAEPAIAAEALTPSAR; this comes from the coding sequence ATGACTACAGACAATACATTTCTATCCCAAATTTTGGATTTAAGGACTGGTCCTCAACGCTTTTTTCAAAAAGAATTGCTGCCGCTGCTAGCAGATTTGCGGTTGGCCATTATGCTGCTCTTAGCAATCGCGGTGGCGAGTATTTCCGGTACCGTAATTGAGCAAGGCCAATCGAGCGCTTTTTATCAAGCGAACTATCCCGAAGACCCAGCTTTGTTTGGCTTTCTCTCTTGGAAAGTGCTGTTAACGGTAGGGTTGGATCATGTCTACCGGACTTGGTGGTTTTTGGCGATCCTTATTTTGTTTGGGGGCAGTCTGACCGCTTGTACGTTTACTCGCCAATTTCCGGCACTTAAAGCAGCGCGACAATGGAAGTTTTATGAGCAGCCTCGCCAGTTCCAAAAGCTAGCTCTGAGTGCGGAGTTGGAAACAGGTTCTCTAGAAGCTTTAGTTCCTCTTTTGGAAAAGCAACGCTACAAAGTTTTTCAAGAAGGAGAAAAGCTATATGCCCGCAAAGGATTGGTAGGGCGGATTGGCCCGATTGTGGTACATGCCAGCATGTTGCTCATTCTGGCAGGGGCCATTTGGGGAGCCATGACTGGTTTTATGGCCCAAGAAATGATTCCCAGTGGAGCCACGTTTAAGATTCAAAACATTGTGGATGCGGGGCCTTGGGTGGGGGCACAGGTGCCGAAAGATTGGTCAGTTCGGGTGAATCGTTTCTGGATTGACTATACGCCTGAGGGCGCGATTGATCAGTTTTATTCAGACTTGTCGGTGCTGGATAGTCAAGGACAGGAAATTAAGCGTAAGACGATTCATGTGAACGAGCCATTGCGGCACAAAGGCGTGACTTTGTATCAGGCGGATTGGGCGATCGCCGCTGCTCAAGTCCGACTCAACAAAAGTCCCGTGTTTCGCTTACCTATGGGACAGCTAGAAACAGGCGGGGCAGGCCGAATTTGGGGAACCTGGGTGCCTACTAAACCAGATCTAAGCGCTGGCGTGTCCCTTGTAGCTAAAGATCTACAAGGCATGCTGCTGATCTACGACATTCAAGGCAAGCTTGTTGCCACTGTACGTTCGGGGATGGCGGTCGATGTGAATGGCGTCACGCTGTCTGTGGTGGATTTAATTGGCAGTACAGGTTTGCAAATCAAGGCGGACCCAGGGATACCGGCGGTCTACGCTGGGTTTGGGCTCCTAATGTTGAGCGTCATGATGAGCTATGTCTCTCACTCGCAAGTTTGGGCTTTGCAGAAAGAGGGACGCTTCTATATCGGTGGCAGAACTAATCGGGCGCAAGTTGCGTTCGAGCGGGAGTTGCTAGAAATTCTCGATCGCCTGAGTCAACCTACCTCTTCCCCTGCTGAGCCTGCGATCGCTGCTGAAGCCCTCACCCCATCAGCCCGCTAG
- a CDS encoding cytochrome c biogenesis protein CcdA: MIELLRTQLYQLEQFANCLVSTQLTHLTLTSVVVIFLAGLLTSLTPCMLSMLPITIGYIGGYEAKSRWQAALQSTWFSLGLATTLAGLGIAATALGQVYGQIGLGLPIVVSAIAIVMGLNLLEALPLQLPSFDGFALIPSDLPPGVRAYLLGLTFGLVASPCSTPVLATLLGWVSTTHNPVMGGVLLLAYTVGYSAPLILAGTFTASIKKLLELRRWSSWITPASGALLVGFGVFSLLFRFLPTATF; encoded by the coding sequence ATGATTGAATTATTGCGGACCCAACTGTACCAACTAGAACAATTTGCCAACTGTCTCGTTTCGACGCAGTTGACCCATCTGACGCTAACGAGTGTTGTAGTCATTTTTCTGGCTGGACTCCTGACTAGTTTGACTCCCTGCATGCTGTCGATGTTGCCGATTACCATTGGGTACATCGGAGGTTACGAAGCCAAAAGCCGTTGGCAGGCAGCTCTGCAATCGACTTGGTTTTCCCTAGGATTAGCTACCACGTTGGCAGGTTTGGGCATTGCCGCAACCGCTCTCGGTCAAGTTTATGGCCAAATTGGTCTTGGCTTACCTATTGTTGTCAGTGCGATCGCCATCGTTATGGGGCTGAATCTTCTAGAAGCCCTGCCGCTTCAACTACCTTCATTTGATGGATTTGCACTAATTCCTTCAGATCTACCGCCCGGTGTCCGCGCCTATCTCTTGGGCTTAACCTTTGGTTTGGTAGCTTCTCCTTGTAGCACTCCAGTCCTCGCTACTTTACTAGGATGGGTATCTACTACCCACAACCCCGTGATGGGGGGCGTGCTGCTCTTGGCTTATACAGTAGGTTACTCAGCCCCGCTAATTTTGGCAGGCACCTTTACAGCTTCAATCAAAAAGTTACTGGAACTCCGCCGCTGGTCTAGTTGGATTACCCCTGCCAGTGGAGCCTTACTGGTTGGATTTGGAGTTTTTTCGCTGCTATTCCGTTTTCTGCCCACCGCAACCTTCTAG
- a CDS encoding FtsW/RodA/SpoVE family cell cycle protein encodes MNLRYLIPFFDTSAQSWSLEARLLRWLTFLWLMVGLAALFSASYPVADADFGDGLYYFKRQILWILVGLVGFNLLVHSPLRYALGMAHWFVVLILGLIFATLVPGLGTTVNGATRWLALGPVPIQPSELMKPFLVLQSARLFGQWNRFSPTYRWSWLAIFAAILAGILLQPNLSTTALCGITLWLIAMAAGIPYAYLGGTALGGLLLATLSISIKEYQRRRVISFLNPWADPAQDGYQLIQSLLAVGSGGVWGTGFGLSQQKLFYLPIQYTDFIFAVFAEEFGFMGSLLLLLLLAIYGTLGLFVALKARKIVHQLVAIGAVILMVGQSLLNIGVATGALPTTGLPFPLFSYGGSSMIASLLAAGLLIRVARESSEAEVVSLPEQRLSARS; translated from the coding sequence GTGAATCTTCGCTATCTAATCCCATTTTTTGACACGTCTGCACAGAGTTGGAGCTTAGAGGCTCGTCTCCTGCGGTGGCTAACTTTCCTATGGTTGATGGTTGGGCTAGCAGCTTTATTTTCTGCTTCTTACCCGGTTGCAGATGCAGATTTTGGCGATGGGCTTTACTACTTTAAACGCCAGATTCTTTGGATTTTAGTTGGCTTGGTAGGATTTAACCTACTGGTGCATTCTCCACTGCGCTATGCCTTGGGTATGGCACATTGGTTTGTCGTGTTGATATTGGGCCTCATTTTTGCCACTTTAGTACCGGGTTTAGGCACAACCGTAAATGGTGCAACGCGATGGCTGGCCTTGGGGCCTGTGCCGATACAACCATCAGAGTTAATGAAGCCATTTCTGGTTCTGCAAAGTGCTCGGTTGTTTGGGCAATGGAACCGTTTTAGCCCAACTTACCGATGGAGCTGGCTAGCTATTTTTGCCGCTATATTGGCGGGCATTTTGTTGCAACCTAATTTGAGCACGACAGCGCTGTGTGGCATTACCCTTTGGTTAATCGCGATGGCAGCGGGCATTCCCTACGCTTACTTGGGAGGGACTGCGTTAGGAGGACTGCTTTTAGCCACACTGAGTATCAGCATTAAAGAGTATCAACGGCGACGAGTCATTTCTTTCTTGAATCCTTGGGCTGACCCTGCTCAGGATGGTTATCAGTTAATTCAAAGTTTACTGGCCGTTGGTTCTGGGGGAGTTTGGGGAACAGGCTTTGGGCTGTCGCAGCAGAAACTCTTTTACTTACCGATTCAGTACACAGATTTTATTTTTGCAGTGTTTGCTGAGGAATTTGGCTTTATGGGTAGCTTGCTGTTGTTGTTGCTTCTGGCAATCTACGGCACGTTAGGTCTGTTTGTTGCCCTGAAAGCCCGCAAGATTGTCCATCAACTGGTTGCGATCGGAGCGGTGATTTTAATGGTGGGGCAATCCCTCTTAAACATCGGGGTGGCAACGGGCGCTCTACCCACGACAGGATTACCGTTTCCGTTGTTTAGCTACGGCGGTAGTTCTATGATCGCTAGCCTATTAGCGGCGGGGTTATTAATTCGGGTAGCGCGTGAAAGTAGTGAGGCGGAAGTTGTCTCGCTGCCAGAACAGCGACTTTCGGCTAGAAGCTAA
- a CDS encoding phycobilisome linker polypeptide: MRMFKVTACVPSQTRIRTQRELQNTYFTKLVPYENWFREQQRIMKMGGKIVKVELATGRPGTNTGLL, from the coding sequence ATGCGCATGTTCAAGGTTACGGCTTGTGTTCCTAGCCAAACCCGGATTCGTACCCAGCGGGAGCTACAGAACACCTATTTTACGAAGCTAGTTCCCTACGAGAACTGGTTTCGTGAGCAACAACGCATCATGAAAATGGGCGGCAAGATCGTTAAAGTTGAGTTGGCAACTGGCAGACCCGGAACCAACACTGGCCTCCTCTAA
- the apcB gene encoding allophycocyanin subunit beta: MQDAITAVINSSDVQGKYLDTASLEKLKGYFQSGELRVRAATTISANAAAIVKEAVAKSLLYSDITRPGGNMYTTRRYAACIRDLDYYLRYATYAMLAGDPSILDERVLNGLKETYNSLGVPIAATVQAIQAIKEVTASLVGADAGKEMGVYLDYISSGLS, from the coding sequence ATGCAAGACGCAATTACTGCTGTTATTAACTCTTCTGACGTTCAAGGTAAGTACCTAGACACCGCTTCTTTGGAAAAGCTCAAGGGCTACTTCCAATCTGGTGAACTGCGCGTTCGTGCAGCTACCACCATCAGCGCTAACGCAGCTGCGATCGTGAAGGAAGCTGTTGCTAAGTCTTTGTTGTACTCTGACATCACTCGTCCCGGTGGTAACATGTACACCACTCGTCGCTATGCTGCTTGCATCCGCGACTTGGACTACTACCTCCGCTATGCAACCTACGCAATGCTAGCTGGCGATCCTTCCATCCTCGATGAGCGCGTGCTCAACGGTTTGAAGGAAACCTACAACTCCTTGGGTGTACCCATCGCTGCTACTGTACAAGCTATCCAAGCAATCAAAGAAGTGACTGCTAGCTTGGTTGGTGCAGATGCTGGTAAGGAAATGGGTGTTTACCTCGACTACATCTCCTCTGGCTTGAGCTAA
- the apcA gene encoding allophycocyanin subunit alpha, giving the protein MSIVTKSIVNADAEARYLSPGELDRIKSFVTSGERRLRIAQVLTDSRERIVKQAGDQLFQKRPDVVSPGGNAYGEELTATCLRDLDYYLRLVTYGIVSGDVTPIEEIGIVGVREMYKSLGTPVDGVAEGIRGLKNVATSLLSGEDAAEAGSYFDYVIGAMQ; this is encoded by the coding sequence ATGAGTATTGTCACGAAATCCATCGTGAATGCTGATGCTGAAGCTCGCTACCTCAGCCCTGGCGAACTAGATCGGATCAAGAGCTTTGTGACCTCTGGTGAGCGTCGTCTCCGCATCGCTCAAGTTTTGACCGATTCTCGTGAGCGCATCGTTAAGCAAGCTGGCGACCAACTGTTCCAAAAGCGCCCTGATGTTGTTTCTCCTGGTGGAAACGCTTACGGCGAAGAGCTAACCGCTACCTGCCTGCGTGACCTCGACTACTACCTCCGTCTAGTAACCTACGGAATCGTTTCTGGCGATGTGACTCCCATCGAAGAAATCGGTATCGTTGGTGTTCGTGAGATGTACAAGTCTCTGGGTACTCCCGTGGATGGCGTTGCTGAAGGTATCCGCGGCCTGAAGAACGTTGCTACTTCTCTGTTGTCTGGTGAAGACGCTGCTGAAGCTGGCTCCTACTTCGACTACGTGATCGGTGCAATGCAGTAA
- a CDS encoding phycobilisome rod-core linker polypeptide codes for MSVKASGGSSVARPQLYQTVPVATISQAEQQDRFLGTTELGELTSYFNSGLKRLEIAETLTQNSEIIVSRAANRIFVGGSPMAYLEKPRETAMATAGGMEVGDVREAMKLGTATYVSSGGGFLEGLRSLFSASGGGPAPANFRPINVARYGPSNMQKSLRDLSWFLRYVTYAIVAGDPNIIAVNTRGLREIIENACSGEATIVALQEMRQAALGYFRKDENGTNVVSQYFDVLINEFKAPSPSDKIRQRQSGDLQGLQLPQIYFNAAERRPKYAMKPGLSASEKQEIVKAAYRQVFERDITRAYSLSISDLESKVKNGDISMREFVRRLGKSPLYRKNFFEPYINSRALELAFRHFLGRGPSSREEVQNYFSIVSKGGLSALVDALVDSQEYSDYFGEETVPYLRGLGQEAQECRNWGPQQDLFNYSAPFRKVPQFLTTFAGYDRPLPDQHPYGSGNDPLEIQFGAIFPKETRNPSASPAPFGKDTRRILINRGPGINNQLSNPAARGIAPGTLGPKVFKLDQLPSFSGKRYDKNASIKFAESSTQKVIRAAYLQVFGRDVYEGQRLKVSEIKLENGEITVREFVRQLAKSDLFRKLYWTSLYVTKAIEYIHRRLLGRPTYGRQETNKYFDICAKKGFYALVDAILDSPEYSEAFGEDTIPYERYVTPGGLALRSVRVGSIGETGARVQTDEAPRFVELGEVKQVRTEPDLQFRINQGVNKQREQTKVFKLTTTTDKTALPVVIRAAYRQIFERDIEPYILQNEFTALESKLGNGEINLKEFIEALGGSRLYIKEFYTPYPNTKVIELGTKHFLGRAPKDQAEIRKYNQLLASEGIRGFVGAMVNSAEYGQLFGEDTVPYRRFPTLPAANFPNTEKLYNQLTKQNDDLVVPSFEPVKSRMDITKMPLMSKSMADLATKARQMDKTQPLFLELGRSFTNGSGQSVEVGVGTSRRKPARIYRMNPGMDQTETANVINAIYCQVLDVFSGQVPAEFRRSELESKLRNSEIPVREFVRALASSDIYRRRFYTPYPNTKVIEFLFRHILGRAPATQAEIRQYNKLLADQGLKGAVEAMVDSPEYARYFGEDVVPYKRFPTLPAGNYLGSIKADADLVKQSWSDLSPSYLGGRSRNV; via the coding sequence ATGAGTGTTAAGGCAAGTGGTGGAAGCTCGGTTGCGCGCCCGCAACTTTATCAAACCGTACCAGTTGCAACAATTTCGCAAGCTGAACAGCAAGACCGCTTTTTAGGCACGACCGAGTTGGGCGAGCTAACAAGCTATTTCAACTCTGGACTCAAACGCCTCGAAATTGCAGAAACGTTAACTCAAAATTCAGAAATTATCGTTTCTCGTGCCGCTAACCGCATTTTCGTCGGTGGTTCACCGATGGCTTACCTGGAGAAGCCTAGGGAAACCGCGATGGCGACTGCTGGCGGCATGGAAGTTGGTGATGTTCGAGAAGCTATGAAGCTGGGTACCGCGACTTATGTATCTAGCGGTGGTGGCTTCTTAGAGGGATTGCGATCGCTATTTAGCGCTTCTGGTGGTGGCCCAGCCCCAGCAAACTTTAGGCCCATTAACGTCGCCCGTTATGGCCCTAGCAACATGCAAAAGTCTCTCAGAGACTTGAGCTGGTTCCTACGCTATGTGACCTACGCGATCGTCGCTGGCGACCCCAACATCATTGCAGTCAACACCCGTGGCTTGCGAGAAATCATCGAGAATGCTTGCTCTGGTGAAGCAACCATTGTGGCGTTGCAAGAAATGCGCCAAGCAGCCCTGGGTTACTTCCGCAAAGATGAGAACGGAACCAATGTTGTCAGTCAGTACTTCGATGTCTTAATCAACGAATTTAAGGCTCCTAGCCCCTCTGACAAAATCCGTCAACGCCAATCTGGTGATTTGCAAGGGCTACAACTGCCTCAGATCTACTTCAATGCTGCTGAGCGTAGACCCAAGTATGCAATGAAGCCGGGTCTTTCTGCTTCTGAGAAACAAGAAATTGTTAAAGCAGCTTATCGCCAAGTATTTGAGCGTGATATTACCCGCGCTTACTCGTTATCCATTTCTGACCTAGAGTCCAAGGTTAAGAATGGCGACATTTCCATGAGGGAATTTGTTCGCCGCTTGGGTAAATCACCTCTATATCGCAAAAACTTTTTTGAACCCTATATCAATAGCCGCGCTCTAGAACTAGCATTCCGCCACTTCCTCGGTCGGGGTCCTAGCAGTCGCGAAGAAGTACAGAATTACTTCTCTATCGTTTCCAAGGGTGGTTTGTCGGCTCTCGTCGATGCCTTAGTAGACTCTCAGGAGTACTCTGACTACTTTGGGGAAGAAACCGTACCCTACCTACGCGGTTTGGGTCAGGAAGCTCAAGAGTGTCGTAACTGGGGACCCCAGCAAGACCTGTTTAACTACAGCGCTCCCTTCCGCAAGGTGCCTCAGTTCCTTACAACCTTTGCAGGGTACGATCGCCCACTACCTGACCAACACCCTTACGGCTCTGGTAACGATCCCCTCGAAATCCAATTCGGTGCCATCTTCCCGAAAGAGACTCGCAACCCCAGCGCTAGTCCCGCTCCTTTCGGTAAAGATACTCGCCGGATCTTAATCAACCGTGGTCCTGGCATCAACAACCAGCTCAGCAACCCAGCCGCCAGAGGAATTGCTCCTGGAACTTTAGGGCCCAAGGTATTCAAGCTAGATCAGCTGCCCAGCTTTAGTGGCAAGCGCTACGACAAAAACGCCAGCATCAAGTTTGCTGAAAGCTCCACTCAGAAAGTCATTCGCGCTGCTTACTTACAAGTCTTTGGTCGCGATGTGTACGAAGGCCAACGCCTCAAAGTCTCGGAAATCAAGCTGGAAAATGGCGAGATTACAGTCCGGGAGTTTGTCCGTCAGTTGGCGAAGTCTGATCTCTTCCGGAAGCTTTACTGGACCTCACTCTATGTCACCAAGGCGATCGAGTACATTCATCGCCGCTTGCTAGGTCGTCCTACTTACGGTCGTCAAGAAACCAACAAGTACTTCGATATCTGCGCCAAGAAAGGTTTTTATGCTCTGGTCGATGCCATCCTCGACAGCCCAGAGTACAGCGAAGCTTTTGGGGAAGATACCATTCCTTATGAGCGCTATGTTACCCCTGGTGGCTTAGCTCTTCGTTCTGTGCGGGTTGGCAGCATTGGTGAAACTGGCGCGAGAGTTCAGACTGATGAAGCGCCAAGATTTGTGGAGCTGGGCGAAGTTAAACAAGTACGGACAGAACCCGATCTGCAATTCCGCATTAACCAAGGCGTCAATAAGCAACGCGAACAGACGAAAGTCTTTAAGCTCACTACCACCACGGATAAAACAGCTTTGCCAGTTGTGATTCGTGCTGCTTATCGGCAAATTTTCGAGCGTGACATCGAGCCGTACATTCTACAGAACGAATTCACCGCTCTAGAAAGCAAACTTGGTAACGGCGAGATCAACCTCAAGGAATTTATTGAAGCCTTAGGTGGTTCTAGACTGTATATCAAAGAGTTCTACACTCCCTACCCCAACACCAAGGTAATTGAGTTAGGAACGAAGCACTTCTTAGGCCGTGCCCCTAAGGACCAAGCCGAAATTCGGAAGTATAACCAGCTCTTGGCATCTGAAGGCATCCGGGGCTTTGTTGGGGCAATGGTCAACAGCGCTGAGTATGGGCAGCTCTTTGGTGAAGACACGGTGCCCTACCGCCGCTTTCCCACTTTGCCTGCTGCTAACTTCCCCAACACTGAAAAGCTCTATAACCAACTCACAAAGCAAAACGATGACTTGGTTGTACCCAGCTTTGAGCCAGTCAAGTCCCGCATGGACATCACCAAAATGCCGTTGATGTCTAAGAGCATGGCTGATTTGGCTACCAAAGCTCGTCAGATGGACAAGACGCAGCCTCTCTTCCTAGAGCTGGGTCGCTCCTTTACTAATGGATCGGGCCAATCTGTAGAAGTAGGCGTGGGTACGTCTCGCCGCAAACCCGCCCGGATTTATCGCATGAATCCTGGTATGGACCAAACGGAAACAGCCAACGTCATTAATGCCATCTACTGCCAGGTGTTGGATGTCTTTAGCGGCCAAGTTCCGGCAGAATTCCGCCGCTCTGAGTTAGAAAGCAAACTGCGGAACAGCGAAATTCCTGTGCGGGAGTTTGTTCGAGCTTTAGCTAGCTCTGACATCTACCGTCGTCGTTTCTACACGCCCTATCCCAATACGAAGGTGATTGAGTTCCTCTTCCGTCACATCCTGGGACGCGCCCCAGCGACTCAAGCAGAGATTCGTCAGTACAACAAGTTGTTGGCTGATCAAGGTCTCAAGGGTGCGGTAGAAGCAATGGTAGATAGCCCAGAATACGCACGCTACTTCGGTGAGGACGTAGTTCCCTACAAGCGCTTCCCGACTCTGCCCGCTGGTAACTACTTGGGTAGCATCAAAGCAGATGCTGACTTGGTGAAGCAATCCTGGTCTGATTTATCTCCTTCCTACCTAGGCGGACGTTCTCGCAACGTTTAG
- a CDS encoding bifunctional 2-polyprenyl-6-hydroxyphenol methylase/3-demethylubiquinol 3-O-methyltransferase UbiG, whose protein sequence is MSDSQTVSAAVAKLYDTYPFPPEPLLDEPPPGYNWRWNWVAAYNFCTGQKPQKQNVRILDAGCGSGVGTEYLVHLNPQAQVVGIDLSAGTLAVAKERCQRSGADRVEFHHLSIYDVAQVLGEFDLINCVGVLHHLPDPIRGIQALAPKLAPGGLMHIFVYAELGRWEIQLMQKAIALLQGDRRGDYKDGVQVGRQIFAALPENNRLVKREKERWSLENQKDECFADMYVHPQEVDYNIETLFELIDASGLEFLGFSNPRQWQLERLLGKAPDLVERAEGLSDREKYRLIELLDPESVTHYEFFLARPPLPKADWSQDAALLAAIPERSPCMDGWPSQCLFNYDYQITNLSAAEFEFIQACDANASQQRTVQEILAELTLKVDQVRSLVDQQLILLTPGQSIAQS, encoded by the coding sequence ATGTCAGATTCTCAAACGGTTAGCGCTGCGGTTGCCAAACTCTACGATACTTACCCATTTCCCCCAGAACCACTGCTGGATGAACCACCTCCGGGCTACAACTGGCGCTGGAACTGGGTGGCAGCCTACAACTTTTGTACTGGGCAAAAACCTCAAAAGCAAAATGTACGGATTTTGGACGCAGGCTGTGGCTCTGGCGTAGGCACCGAATATTTAGTGCATTTGAATCCACAAGCTCAAGTGGTTGGGATTGATCTCAGCGCTGGGACGCTAGCCGTTGCCAAAGAACGCTGTCAGCGATCTGGAGCCGATCGCGTGGAATTTCATCACCTCAGCATTTATGACGTGGCTCAAGTTCTAGGAGAATTTGACCTGATCAACTGTGTGGGCGTACTGCACCATTTGCCTGACCCGATTCGTGGCATTCAAGCATTGGCTCCTAAACTCGCTCCCGGCGGTTTGATGCATATATTCGTCTACGCTGAATTGGGACGTTGGGAAATTCAACTAATGCAAAAAGCGATCGCGCTGCTGCAAGGCGATCGCCGAGGCGACTACAAAGATGGCGTGCAAGTAGGACGACAGATTTTTGCGGCGCTACCCGAAAACAATCGGCTGGTGAAGCGAGAAAAAGAGCGCTGGTCTCTAGAAAACCAAAAAGATGAGTGCTTTGCGGATATGTACGTGCATCCGCAAGAGGTGGACTACAACATCGAAACTTTGTTTGAGCTGATTGATGCTTCTGGATTGGAATTTTTGGGCTTCTCCAATCCTCGGCAATGGCAGCTAGAGCGATTACTCGGCAAAGCGCCAGACTTAGTTGAACGAGCTGAAGGACTGAGCGATCGCGAAAAGTATCGCCTGATCGAACTGCTCGATCCTGAATCAGTCACCCACTACGAATTTTTCTTGGCGCGACCCCCCCTACCGAAAGCGGATTGGTCACAGGATGCCGCTCTACTAGCTGCCATTCCAGAACGTAGCCCCTGTATGGATGGCTGGCCCAGCCAATGCTTGTTTAACTACGACTATCAAATTACGAATTTATCGGCAGCAGAGTTCGAATTTATTCAAGCTTGCGATGCCAATGCAAGCCAGCAGCGGACCGTTCAAGAGATTTTGGCCGAGC